One region of Myxocyprinus asiaticus isolate MX2 ecotype Aquarium Trade chromosome 38, UBuf_Myxa_2, whole genome shotgun sequence genomic DNA includes:
- the LOC127428527 gene encoding G-protein coupled receptor 4-like encodes MDMVDTKNILVNFTTTYSSTNLTTSAVWQFGTLEACMFIFSFISGLSTHSYIIWLIIKGTRSKIASEFFNLNLSVCEIILSVNSLFTLSIKWFPNLTTLVQLLFGNGITGRPLFQCLMCVERYLAVVHPVTFLKFKPLRYRVICSTTIWIVNFGSCLFCMFTFLSLTIYIYVWFYLLQFILFFSIQLFCLLAVLRALKQPRPGERGREEENNMKRRAFYIILITTVSMIITYVPHTITGVLVVVTQQSIQVLWSISFICYMLGSFIQTVLYLQHQTRKLSCLCSL; translated from the coding sequence ATGGATATGGTGGACACTAAAAACATTTTAGTGAACTTCACCACAACTTATTCATCCACCAACCTCACAACATCAGCAGTTTGGCAATTTGGCACACTAGAAGCTTGTATGTTTATCTTTAGCTTCATTTCTGGGCTATCTACACACTCCTATATTATATGGCTTATCATCAAAGGAACCAGAAGTAAAATTGCATCTGAGTTTTTCAACCTCAATCTTTCTGTCTGTGAGATAATATTATCTGTGAATTCTTTGTTCACTCTATCGATAAAATGGTTTCCGAATCTCACAACATTAGTACAACTCTTATTCGGCAACGGCATCACTGGTCGTCCTCTGTTTCAGTGTCTTATGTGTGTTGAGCGTTACCTGGCAGTGGTTCATCCTGTAACCTTTCTGAAGTTCAAACCTCTCAGATATCGAGTTATCTGTTCCACTACTATTTGGATTGTTAATTTTGGCTCTTGTTTGTTCTGCATGTTTACTTTTCTCTCATTaacaatttacatttatgtatggtTCTACTTACTACAATTTATACTATTCTTCTCCATTCAGTTGTTTTGCCTTTTGGCTGTTCTCAGAGCTCTTAAGCAGCCAAGaccaggagagagagggagagaggaggaAAACAACATGAAGAGAAGGGCGTTTTATATCATTCTAATAACCACCGTGAGCATGATTATCACATATGTTCCACATACTATCACTGGAGTCCTTGTTGTTGTGACACAACAGTCTATTCAGGTCCTTTGGTCAAtaagttttatttgttatatgctGGGTAGTTTTATACAGACTGTTCTTTATCTGCAGCACCAGACTAGAAAGCTGTCCTGCCTCTGTTCTCTATAA
- the LOC127428528 gene encoding hydroxycarboxylic acid receptor 2-like yields MNNTMVNFTTPEESMDSTTFSIGQMDSLKMCIFIIIFLFGLPSNSYIVWLIVTGRESGVASGFFNLNLSVCEIGCCMIAFFYLLSNLFLSLKAITSFLQGLTITGRPLFQCLIFVERYLAVVHPVTFLHFKPLRYKVICSTPAWIITLGSCLVCLYCAVSLNTKMYTWFYLLQFLLYLSIQLFCLLAVLRALKQSRPGERERKREEENQMKRRAFYLILITTVNIVILYIPFTFIGFVTILTELNIDALRSQLQHLFLCSVLLA; encoded by the exons ATGAATAACACTATGGTGAACTTTACCACACCTGAAGAATCCATGGACTCCACAACTTTTTCCATCGGGCAAATGGACAGTCTGAAAATGTGTATCTTCATCATCATTTTCCTGTTTGGTCTTCCTTCAAACTCCTATATTGTATGGCTCATCGTCACAGGAAGAGAAAGTGGAGTTGCATCAGGATTCTTCAACCTCAATCTCTCTGTTTGTGAGATTGGTTGCTGCATGATTGCTTTTTTCTATCTACTGTCAAATTTGTTTTTAAGTCTCAAGGCAATAACATCTTTTTTACAAGGACTAACCATCACTGGTCGTCCTCTGTTTCAGTGTCTGATCTTTGTTGAGCGTTACTTGGCAGTGGTTCATCCTGTAACCTTTCTACATTTCAAACCCCTAAGATATAAAGTGATCTGTTCCACTCCAGCCTGGATCATTACTCTTGGATCATGTTTGGTCTGCTTGTATTGTGCAGTTTCATTGAACACTAAAATGTATACATGGTTCTACTTGCTGCAGTTCCTTCTCTACCTCTCCATTCAGTTGTTTTGCCTTTTGGCTGTTCTCAGAGCTCTAAAGCAGTCACGAccaggagagagggagagaaagagagaggaggaaaACCAGATGAAGAGAAGAGCGTTTTATCTCATTCTAATAACTACTGTGAACATCGTTATCCTATACATCCCATTTACATTCATAGGATTCGTAACCATTCTGACAGAATTGAATATCGATGCACTTCG GTCACAACTGCAACATTTATTCCTCTGTTCTGTACTTCTGGCTTGA
- the LOC127428529 gene encoding hydroxycarboxylic acid receptor 2-like, giving the protein MNNTMVNFTTPEESMDSTTFSIGQMDSLKMCIFIIIFLFGLPSNSYIIWLIVTGRESGVASGFFNLILSVCEIGCCLSAFFYLLSNLFLSLKAITYFLQGLSITGRPLFQCLIFVERYLAVVHPVTFLQFKPLRYKVICSTPAWIITLGSCLVCLYCAVSLNTKMYTWFYLLQFLLYLSIQLFCLLAVLRALKQSRPGERERKREEENQMKRRAFYLILITTVNIIILYIPFTLEDWTCTV; this is encoded by the exons ATGAATAACACTATGGTGAACTTTACCACACCTGAAGAATCCATGGACTCCACAACTTTTTCCATCGGGCAAATGGACAGTCTGAAAATGTGTATCTTCATCATCATTTTCCTGTTTGGTCTTCCTTCAAACTCCTATATTATATGGCTCATCGTCACAGGAAGAGAAAGTGGAGTTGCATCAGGATTCTTCAACCTCATTCTCTCTGTTTGTGAGATTGGTTGCTGCCTGAGTGCTTTTTTCTATCTGCTGTCAAATTTGTTTTTAAGTCTCAAGGCAATAACATATTTTTTACAAGGACTATCCATCACTGGTCGTCCTCTGTTTCAGTGTCTGATCTTTGTTGAGCGTTACCTGGCAGTGGTTCATCCTGTAACCTTTCTACAGTTCAAACCCCTAAGATATAAAGTGATCTGTTCCACTCCAGCCTGGATCATTACTCTTGGATCATGTTTGGTCTGCTTGTATTGTGCAGTTTCATTGAACACTAAAATGTATACATGGTTCTACTTGTTGCAGTTCCTTCTCTACCTCTCCATTCAGTTGTTTTGCCTTTTGGCtgttctcagagctctgaagcagtcACGAccaggagagagggagagaaagagagaggaggaaaACCAGATGAAGAGAAGAGCATTTTATCTCATTCTAATAACTACTGTGAACATCATTATCCTATACATCCCATTTACATTG GAAGACTGGACATGCACTGTTTAG
- the LOC127428530 gene encoding chemokine XC receptor 1-like: MNNTMVNFTTPEESMDSTTFSIGQMDSLKMCIFIIIFLFSLPSNSYIVWLIVTGRESGVASGFFNLNLSVCEIGCCLSAFFYLLSNLFLSLKAITNFLQGLSITGRPLFQCLIFVERYLAVVHPVTFLQFKPLRYKVICSTPAWIITLGSCLVCLYCAVSLNTKMYTWFYLLQFLLYLSIQLFCLLAVLRALKQSRPGERERKREEENQMKRRAFYLILITTVNIVILYIPSTFIGFAVKTYKEGMNNSIVNLTTPEAFTNSTSSSVGIISSTEIFVFINFLFGLPANYYVIWFIITGTGLQPQSICL; this comes from the exons ATGAATAACACTATGGTGAACTTTACCACACCTGAAGAATCCATGGACTCCACAACTTTTTCCATCGGGCAAATGGACAGTCTGAAAATGTGTATCTTCATCATCATTTTCCTGTTTAGTCTTCCTTCAAACTCCTATATTGTATGGCTCATCGTCACAGGAAGAGAAAGTGGAGTTGCATCAGGATTCTTCAATCTCAATCTCTCTGTTTGTGAGATTGGTTGCTGCCTGAGTGCTTTTTTCTATCTACTGTCAAATTTGTTTTTAAGTCTCAAGGCAATAACAAATTTTTTACAAGGACTATCCATCACTGGTCGTCCTCTGTTTCAGTGTCTGATCTTTGTTGAGCGTTACCTGGCAGTGGTTCATCCTGTAACCTTTCTACAGTTCAAACCCCTAAGATATAAAGTGATCTGTTCCACTCCAGCCTGGATCATTACTCTTGGATCATGTTTGGTCTGCTTGTATTGTGCAGTTTCATTGAACACTAAAATGTATACATGGTTCTACTTGCTGCAGTTCCTTCTCTACCTCTCCATTCAGTTGTTTTGCCTTTTGGCTGTTCTCAGAGCTCTAAAGCAGTCACGAccaggagagagggagagaaagagagaggaggaaaACCAGATGAAGAGAAGAGCGTTTTATCTCATTCTAATAACTACTGTGAACATCGTTATCCTATACATCCCATCTACATTCATAGGATTC GCTGTGAAGACATACAAagaaggaatgaataattctataGTGAACCTCACCACACCTGAAGCATTCACAAACTCCACAAGTAGTTCTGTTGGGATAATCTCCAGCACTGAGATTTTTGTGTTCATCAATTTCCTGTTTGGTCTTCCTGCAAACTACTATGTTATATGGTTCATCATCACAGGAACAGGTCTTCAACCTCAATCTATCTGTTTGTGA